One Ricinus communis isolate WT05 ecotype wild-type chromosome 2, ASM1957865v1, whole genome shotgun sequence DNA segment encodes these proteins:
- the LOC8274706 gene encoding protein FD yields MWPSPKRNIKGSFNNKNYISSSSPSKSSSSATSFLSQTTNDNYPRKSMEEVWKDVNLACLQDRPSTTPRNTNNHPAFPCMILQDSLARPFEKDPPTPPITHVSFSARAIDRDRFLNSSRPRPATMLGLNNSSRSDSHYIGNSAPISTRPNHHSHSHSRIETPTPFGSSLISPFDVLGSSSLLLPPNINKKWPQENHDNSSDRRHKRMIKNRESAARSRARKQAYTQELELEVDKLMEENAKLRRQQKKFLAAPAQLPKKNNLYRTLTAPF; encoded by the exons ATGTGGCCATCTccaaaaagaaacattaaAGGTAGTTTCAACAACAAAAATTACATCTCTAGCTCTTCTCCTTCAAAATCCTCCTCTTCTGCAACTTCCTTTTTATCTCAAACTACAAATGATAATTACCCAAGAAAATCTATGGAAGAAGTTTGGAAAGATGTTAACCTAGCTTGTCTTCAGGACCGCCCTAGCACGACCCCAAGAAACACCAACAACCACCCTGCTTTTCCTTGTATGATTCTACAAGATTCTTTGGCTAGACCTTTTGAGAAAGACCCACCAACACCACCAATTACTCATGTCTCCTTCTCTGCTCGTGCCATTGATCGTGATCGTTTCTTGAATTCTTCAAGGCCAAGACCTGCTACTATGTTAGGCTTGAATAATTCTTCTCGGTCTGATTCTCATTACATTGGGAACAGCGCACCCATTAGTACTAGACCAAATCATCATTCGCATAGTCATTCAAGAATTGAGACACCGACCCCTTTTGGTTCTTCTCTTATTTCTCCATTTGATGTTTTGggttcttcttctcttttactACCTCCCAATATTAACAAGAAATGGCCTCAAGAAAATCATGACAATTCTAGTGATCGAAGACATAAACGCATGATCAAGAATAGAGAATCAGCTGCTCGGTCCAGAGCTAGAAAGCAG GCTTACACACAAGAGTTGGAACTAGAAGTAGACAAACTTATGGAAGAGAATGCTAAGCTTAGAAGGCAGCAAAAAAAG TTCTTGGCAGCTCCTGCTCAGCTTCCAAAAAAGAACAATCTATATAGAACCTTAACCGCTCCATTTTGA